A region of the Apium graveolens cultivar Ventura chromosome 6, ASM990537v1, whole genome shotgun sequence genome:
ttgtcaagagattctccaatgtcagattcaagagaaatcccaagttcaagtacaagtccaactacaataaattccagaaaggtggatcttcaccctctaacaccagcagtagttgatacaaaacagggatggttgatcggagcaccattagatgctataactgcaatgagttgggacactttgccacagaatgtaggaagccaaagcaagtaaggaagaactcttatgattcaaatcagaagagtaactctgaaagggcttatctggcaaagggaagaagggaatcttgctcttatggctattgatggaaaagcttcatcgtcaagaaaagaggtaaaatatactaatgctgaattagtttatcatctaggaggtaacttagattgtgctcgtcgtgataatgaactgttaagtttacagatcaaagaccttgagaaagaggtcaatgaattaagacttgtgcacattaatcaagacaagttaaaagaacaagtatcttttctagagaatagagttgactgttatagaaaactcgaaactattctcaaagacaagatcaccggtcttgagactaaggttagagcctacttcaattcttgttcgaaggctaaagagttctacagtaagcaagctgttaatcaaacatctggaataggttatgattacaatattgctattagagaattaggcataaactcccctcctcatgtctgtgctaaagggagggaagtaccacatgtgcttaagggtgttgatgaacccctctataaagcatcaattgttgaaccatttgatgcgacctcttctgttattcaagaagaaatacgtgctgaagatcatgctaatgagaaggttgtttccgagtcaagtgtgtcgaaagttccagtcaaagttgtgaaagcaactgagactaactcagacacacatgagttggataacaaaaatgtcatgtctaccatgcataaattgcctgctgttaatcactctcataaagcatgtggtgttgccaattgtatgtcttgtgcttttaatttgatgtatgcttattttaatggtaagcatgtttctagtgataagactactcctcgtcagcatgtgaataataagaagcatgataggtctaagactgctagtccttctaaggctagaaaggagacatttgtgccaaagcctaaacagaaatttgttaaggttgtttacaaggtcaaatgttcagtcattgagaaagttgagaccattaaaattaaaaatgttgttttgcccgacaaaggacaattctacaagtatgtcgggcccaaccaagtttgggttccaaagaaggtctaatccatttgaagtgcagggcagtatacaggtgtaaccggtagtgtggattcttgacaagtggatcatcaagacatatgaacggagatagagccctgctatcaaatgtggattgagaaagctggccccctggttacctttggagataacagcaaaggtttatctgagggatatggttgcttgcaagctgggaatgttatcattgtaaatttgtatattgtgctaggttattatcaggaagcagtatctaacatatagcaccaatgacgagacttgagaatattacgacatatcacgcaccagatgcacattacacttggaattggactctagtaagatgtatacaagtgtactcctggttggtgagtcaaaagaggaagtcagtgcaccatagttcatggactttgcagctgcagatctattggactatgcaatctcttcttcacaatctcacttcaggttggtatgaactagtgtactactcaagcaatcatcaagaacatggtatggcactctaactaaagttataatttaatatgaactagtagagtcgtcatatttataactctcttatcactaggcataaatatattgttttatatgtgcagtgagttttaggagaaaatcaaacttctttctacattagtgatttcttatttcatgtaaaatcctttgaaatcactattgtacatcatctctctcaaaagattaaatgtataattttcattcattatagatcttaagtacattttatctctctattgccatatgttctgtgatacaagttcagtctccaatgactttctttcattgacagtcatgaggttgaaaaccctcaacatctatcccagactgtaaagacaaacacagaaacagaaccaaccaacactctcttaccactaaatgttgtatgaatgagcgtgagggagatagtgccttagtgcaccacataaggaaggttctgaagtcaacccagtagctctgtctcctacatagatgagtagtatttaaaccgagacaactgctagcccccatacatcttctcaaaaagatgtaatggctgaaaaggtacaaaaacagttactagattcattctctcaacagggtgcgtctattgaattttgcctgtcggccaaggcatccgatgtagtgtcaccacttcaaacataaacaattcttgatgcacaaggagaggttacacacacaaaggatgagttgacggaaacaagagtttcgaccattttaaggtcagattcgattatttaaggttcgttaatggaccaattgcctttacaggtgttaggagaggatactgatccataagccatatgtcagtggtcagtgtctacctccccaggcttaaatcccctggatgcatctgcggatagtggatctgacatagacgcagatcggcaacttgttgacaatgattcagatattacctgatgagtcacaaggaaatgtcttcacagacattagaaaggaactttgatctttatgctaaaatccgttggatcattgtttaccttcccagaattcaaatctggaaccctaaaagggaaactagcaacttgtagattatgactcagatttatctcacgagtttaacaaggatggggatttgcgaactcccattgcaccacctgtgacctccttaaggatggctaaggtgattttccttgcaggtacaactgaagtttggagctatgagaggagtgatacacttgtgagaatgagtgtaaacacgagtggagagaagagagaaacacaagtgaggtacactaaacagaatcacacactcacagtgaggaagaaagagaaacttcttgttatttcttttccaaccaagtgaaatatgagaactccttcagacgacggcatacattccttctttaagggggagataaaagcttaagtaatagtttggaggattcctcaactaagggggagaaatagcagggaggaagaaaaagatcctacatatgtacactacaccacaccattattgtttgtaactacggatcctattgtacgggagaggtggtaaacacaagatgattttctagtaagggaagaagttgttttctaaaagggagtaccattggttttttatctgcggatcctattgtacgggagaggtggtaaacgaaggtaatcttctttaatcagttgattctcatagggggagaagcaagagagatatgtgcttctcaacaggaaatatggttgtacaaaagaagatggaactacttgaagatatgttcagtctagagtAACAtttacttggaatctggaaaaggttaaatgtcatccagaacttttctgctatttactttgcatttctgtttatatctttttcttatttgttagttgagttatcctctaggtatttgtgtgttattgtctaacaaacaaatagggggagattgtaaggcatatgtcatagcctatttgtatattcaaggatttaactcaactcaaataagaatgtaataagtaaatagtggatctaccgtcaaagagatctcgcaaagtaacatttgtcagaggattcagaaacaaggttcatctacagacttgaggagttaattcattggaagaagttcaagaatttgatcaagcctcagtgattcagatcaagattgtggatttaatcaagtgacagagatctcgtcagggtatcaaagaattacaaggatttaatctgaagaaaatcaattatcaaagtcaagacatgaagaaacgttacggaagttagtcactaatgaaccagacagtacatcgagtgtcaacactgaagtggtggaattgattcataattctcagtgattttcagaagaatggttgctgctcaggattagtattaattctctattaattaattaagtcatataatttaattaagaaaataaattatacctgtaaagattaatttattgattaattaaattaattgattaattaattcagaattaatattaagaattttcagaagtttaattggattaaaaacagtcttaaatcagcaagacaattgaaaatgaactagcatgacaatccgaattgtcatactgattgtcatgccaagttatttcaatagtcataccgaaagttctactgggaaggagattgtcttgctagttcaactgattgtcataccgaaattcattgtagttcaatcagattgtcttgctagtacaatcaatagtcctaccgattgtcttgctgagctcaggattgtcttgccagttcaatgagagtcttgattgatttaaaaagaaaagaagaagcagaaatccaatatacaaaaaaaaaccaactgaagaacacagaacaaagaaaagaagcagacaaCATTACATTTTCATCTGCATatttcaagatcacaatttctagttattaaagttaaatccaatcaactagaaatcattctcttgttcttgtgtaactatctagcggatcaaaatccctagaacttaatctcaaattgcgtttagtatttgaatctttttattgtaaaaatagaaaaagttcatgtcgaatttattctagatttgtgataattaatttgagattaattccttgtaatcgatatcgttgttgtaacacctttcaagtttaataatattcttatttaacttgaattttatttcaatttttattccgcatttaattcgattattcggtactgtttgtattcaacccccccttctacaaacacattgggacctaacaacacCTGCAAGGAAAGGACCGCGTGTCGTTAGCTGATGTACTTGCGCAGGCGGAATCCTTCAAAGAGATTGAGAAATCGCTTGCCGAAATAAAGAGAAATGATAATACCCACAACTCCAAAGGGCAAGCTAAGAGGAGAGGCGGATCCGTGAGTCCAGATTATCGGCGGAATGCCCGAAGCCCTAATAGGGTGAATTCCGTGAATGTGCGGAGAGAGTGGAGTCCGCCATCAAACTATGAAAAGAGGGTAAACAATTACACTCCGCTGGCAGCATCCATTGATCACATCTTTGAGGTGAATAAGGACAGGGGAATTTTCAAGAAACTAGACCGTCTGACTTCGTGGTAGAGTAGAGACAAGAAAAAATATTGCGATTACCATGAGTCCACCAGCCACGACACCCACGAGTGTCGTcacctaaaagatgaaattgaaaaaTAGATCAAGGCTGGATATCTGGGAGAGTGGATTGATAAAGTGAAACGACGCAGAGGGAACAAGGACAAGGGGAAAGATGAAAGACATCCCATACAGGAAGGGGATGTCGAAAAGATAACGGAGGTTAAGTTCCAAAGGGCTGGGGCAATCTTCGGAGGACATCCATTTGTTGGTGATAGAAATCGAGCGTTGGAAAGGAATGCAATAGAGGCACGACACCCACCACTCACCAACATTCACAGCTTAGAAGATAGACCTCCCAAAATATTCAAAGGGAAATCTGCTGATATTACGTTCAGGGAGAGAGAGTCAAGGTGGGTACATCATCCCCATAATGATGCGTTGGTAATAACTATGCTTATCGGGGCAATAAACGTGCATCGAGTCTTCTTGGAAAACGGGAGCTCTGCGAACATCCTGTATTACAACATGTACAAGAAATTGGGTTTCTCGGACAGTGACATGAATTTTACAAATGCACACGTCTACGGTTTTACTGGAGAGGCAGTAAGAGTTATGGTTTCAGTTAGGCTTCCTGTCACGCTAGGCGAAGGAGCTTTATCTGTTACTCAAATAATAGACTTCAAAGTGCTGGATCAGGACTCCGCGCACAATATGTTGGTGGGTAGACCTTGATTGCGagcgttcagggtgataacctcgatacatcacttgatgataaaATTTCCAATACCCAACGGAGTGGGCAGTCTGAGAGGGTCGCAATACGAATCACGCGGCTGCTATCACAAGGCTGTCAAAGAATTTTGCAGGAGGAGGTATGAGGGAAAAGGTCTTCCATTTGAAGATGCAGCGGACATTCAGGCAAAACCAAGTGGAGAGGTGCATGCCCATTACTTTGTGGAAAATAAAGAGGAAGAAGAAACTCATGTTACCGAGACCCCTGCTTTGACGTTGGGGAATGTTTCGAGGATCCGTAGTGTGGAGGAAGTTGTGGTGGATCATATAGAAGGAATCATGCAGATGAGGTTAATGGAGAAAagttggaaggaagaagtga
Encoded here:
- the LOC141665106 gene encoding uncharacterized protein LOC141665106; protein product: MFNANDLNKLLNHLEGGRVTTTAQAPSSFAAVMREAQLPAGYRNTTNDLHFHGNSDPVEFLGRFNFEMDLLAATFREGVQQWFQKLGPGVITSWEQMKTLFLTQFQAAVKYTPLITTLANVKQKEGESLTSYFKRFNAESTLAESFKEIEKSLAEIKRNDNTHNSKGQAKRRGGSVSPDYRRNARSPNRVNSVNVRREWSPPSNYEKRVNNYTPLAASIDHIFEIKAGYLGEWIDKVKRRRGNKDKGKDERHPIQEGDVEKITEVKFQRAGAIFGGHPFVGDRNRALERNAIEARHPPLTNIHSLEDRPPKIFKGKSADITFRERESRWVHHPHNDALVITMLIGAINVHRVFLENGSSANILYYNMYKKLGFSDSDMNFTNAHVYGFTGEAVRVMVSVRLPVTLGEGALSVTQIIDFKVLDQDSAHNMLVGRP